A single region of the Ictalurus punctatus breed USDA103 chromosome 26, Coco_2.0, whole genome shotgun sequence genome encodes:
- the aftpha gene encoding aftiphilin a isoform X2 → METPDVIHMYSSSPPPLGDGADEDDDEFSDFAGVPSSVSFTEFETPITFNQLQALNATSPPELIGNGRVVGLNGPAISNGSQGNAPACRTVSVEELKKVTERPRGAHTNFSDFPGNARTGNDAVDCNGGGNEVLTNGFADSGTEGTPPSRHIHRETGPSVGLRPDAIPSDGEEDFADFAAFSSADIPGHTDSGVNWENSNHDARLAQDNQPQSEENHGASVVDNDKDDCVTGFASFAEASDHLSNGDGGFHAGASYGQRDQDTNHAHQDSNTTESVSTEKQISQNSVALYGLDVKVDNRVSPVSMDERGSGSELTEDKASGNDTETETETETSFGRPLSTEALEEFGDFSTTGSVPSPQLQEETATPADHSQLAEDDEDFGDFGDFGDPTSFGGAGFADFEQQGAAQQSAPSESAAPSDSDGRNDPETTCADEDEFGDFDAHGQPGETAQENEAGAEIAEFPGSDSFADFTSAPGDGVADDNGGWQAFGESNEEAGESWAAFGQDHSTFSEKSEEDWHESPSVTVPPTGSDEECRKDSFMVSLVSRLEKLFLASFLEISLPRIEEDVPHLKAFLEPREGSEKGESAPAPVSGGVQGVWLQLQDIHNAFGLRYQWGGSHSNKALLCSLGIDTRNILFTGQKKQPVIVPMYASSLGMLEPTKEPVKPVSAAEMIASIAQTPSVATEMSTCPADAAQESLPPVQFDWSSSGLTNPLDGVDPELYELTQAKLDVSGGSSRVVDAFARLMSTVEKTNTSTRRLQTQKEENLSDEARRVISTLPDLSFMQAKVLMFPSTLTPLPPSSCSSTSPSPVPD, encoded by the exons GACTTAACGGACCGGCAATTTCGAACGGCAGCCAGGGGAACGCTCCGGCTTGTCGGACCGTCAGTGTGGAGGAGCTGAAAAAGGTTACGGAGCGTCCGCGCGGGGCTCACACGAACTTTTCAGACTTTCCGGGAAATGCCAGGACTGGTAACGACGCCGTGGACTGCAACGGAGGCGGCAACGAAGTTCTCACGAATGGCTTTGCGGATTCTGGCACAGAGGGAACTCCCCCCTCACGTCATATACACAGGGAAACGGGCCCCTCGGTGGGTCTCCGTCCCGATGCGATCCCCAGTGATGGTGAGGAGGATTTTGCGGATTTTGCTGCTTTTTCCAGTGCTGATATTCCCGGTCACACGGACAGCGGTGTGAACTGGGAAAATTCAAACCATGATGCGAGACTAGCACAAGATAACCAACCACAAAGTGAGGAAAATCATGGAGCTAGCGTAGTGGACAATGACAAGGACGACTGCGTAACAGGGTTCGCCTCGTTTGCAGAGGCTTCAGATCACCTTAGCAACGGAGACGGGGGTTTCCATGCTGGGGCGAGTTATGGACAGAGGGATCAGGACACTAACCATGCACATCAGGACTCAAATACTACGGAGTCTGTTAGCACAGAGAAACAAATATCACAGAACAGTGTGGCGCTGTATGGTTTGGACGTTAAAGTGGATAacagggtgtcccccgtctCCATGGATGAGCGAGGTAGCGGCAGCGAGCTCACGGAAGACAAGGCGTCCGGGAATGACACGGAAACGGAGACCGAAACGGAGACCTCTTTCGGTCGCCCACTGTCCACGGAAGCGCTCGAGGAATTCGGGGATTTCAGTACGACCGGTTCGGTACCTTCCCCTCAGCTACAGGAAGAGACGGCCACTCCTGCTGACCATAGCCAGCTAGCCGAGGATGACGAGGACTTTGGGGATTTCGGTGACTTCGGGGATCCCACCTCGTTTGGAGGCGCCGGCTTCGCTGATTTTGAGCAGCAGGGGGCAGCGCAGCAGTCTGCGCCTTCGGAATCGGCCGCGCCTTCAGACTCCGACGGGCGGAACGATCCGGAAACAACGTGCGCCGACGAGGACGAGTTTGGTGACTTCGATGCGCACGGACAACCCGGCGAGACCGCGCAAGAAAACGAGGCGGGGGCGGAGATTGCAGAGTTTCCGGGTAGCGACAGTTTCGCAGACTTTACTTCAGCGCCTGGTGATGGCGTTGCTGACGATAACGGGGGATGGCAGGCGTTCGGCGAGTCGAACGAGGAAGCTGGGGAATCGTGGGCAGCATTCGGTCAGGACCACTCGACCTTTTCAGAGAAGAGCGAAGAAGACTGGCATGAAAGTCCGTCGGTTACCGTGCCCCCTACTGGCAGTGATGAGGAGTGCAGGAAAGACAGCTTTATG GTGTCTCTCGTCAGCCGTTTGGAGAAGCTGTTCCTGGCCAGTTTTCTTGAGATCTCCTTGCCTCGCATCGAGGAGGATGTACCCCATCTTAAAGCCTTCCTAGAGCCACGTGAAGGATCGGAAAAAGGAGAGAGCGCGCCAGCACCTGTCAGTGG AGGAGTGCAGGGTGTGTGGCTGCAGCTGCAGGACATCCACAATGCGTTTGGTCTGAGGTATCAGTGGGGCGGATCACACAGTAACAAAGCTCTGCTCTGCTCACTGGGCATCGACACGCGGAACATA ctgtTCACAGGTCAGAAGAAGCAGCCCGTTATCGTGCCCATGTATGCATCCAGTCTG ggAATGCTGGAGCCCACTAAAGAGCCAGTGAAGCCCGTCTCCGCTGCTGAGATGATCGCCTCCATAGCGCAGACTCCCTCTGTTGCCACGGAGATGAGCACCTGCCCCGCCGACGCAGCTCAG GAGTCCCTCCCGCCGGTGCAGTTTGACTGGAGCAGCAGTGGCCTTACAAACCCTTTGGATG gcgtgGACCCGGAGCTGTACGAGCTGACCCAGGCTAAGCTGGACGTGAGCGGAGGCAGCAGCAGAGTGGTGGATGCGTTCGCTCGCCTCATGTCCACTGTGGAGAAGACCAACACGTCCACAag gcgGTTACAGACGCAGAAGGAGGAGAATCTAAGTGACGAGGCTCGGCGTGTCATCTCCACACTGCCTGATCTCTCCTTCATGCAGGCCAAAGTGTTGATGTTCCCCTCCACActcactcctcttcctccctcttcctGTTCCTCCACATCCCCCTCTCCCGTCCCAGACTGA
- the aftpha gene encoding aftiphilin a isoform X1, giving the protein METPDVIHMYSSSPPPLGDGADEDDDEFSDFAGVPSSVSFTEFETPITFNQLQALNATSPPELIGNGRVVGLNGPAISNGSQGNAPACRTVSVEELKKVTERPRGAHTNFSDFPGNARTGNDAVDCNGGGNEVLTNGFADSGTEGTPPSRHIHRETGPSVGLRPDAIPSDGEEDFADFAAFSSADIPGHTDSGVNWENSNHDARLAQDNQPQSEENHGASVVDNDKDDCVTGFASFAEASDHLSNGDGGFHAGASYGQRDQDTNHAHQDSNTTESVSTEKQISQNSVALYGLDVKVDNRVSPVSMDERGSGSELTEDKASGNDTETETETETSFGRPLSTEALEEFGDFSTTGSVPSPQLQEETATPADHSQLAEDDEDFGDFGDFGDPTSFGGAGFADFEQQGAAQQSAPSESAAPSDSDGRNDPETTCADEDEFGDFDAHGQPGETAQENEAGAEIAEFPGSDSFADFTSAPGDGVADDNGGWQAFGESNEEAGESWAAFGQDHSTFSEKSEEDWHESPSVTVPPTGSDEECRKDSFMVSLVSRLEKLFLASFLEISLPRIEEDVPHLKAFLEPREGSEKGESAPAPVSGGVQGVWLQLQDIHNAFGLRYQWGGSHSNKALLCSLGIDTRNILFTGQKKQPVIVPMYASSLGMLEPTKEPVKPVSAAEMIASIAQTPSVATEMSTCPADAAQESLPPVQFDWSSSGLTNPLDASGGSSLLNLDFFGPVDDSPSSSTTSIPGVDPELYELTQAKLDVSGGSSRVVDAFARLMSTVEKTNTSTRRLQTQKEENLSDEARRVISTLPDLSFMQAKVLMFPSTLTPLPPSSCSSTSPSPVPD; this is encoded by the exons GACTTAACGGACCGGCAATTTCGAACGGCAGCCAGGGGAACGCTCCGGCTTGTCGGACCGTCAGTGTGGAGGAGCTGAAAAAGGTTACGGAGCGTCCGCGCGGGGCTCACACGAACTTTTCAGACTTTCCGGGAAATGCCAGGACTGGTAACGACGCCGTGGACTGCAACGGAGGCGGCAACGAAGTTCTCACGAATGGCTTTGCGGATTCTGGCACAGAGGGAACTCCCCCCTCACGTCATATACACAGGGAAACGGGCCCCTCGGTGGGTCTCCGTCCCGATGCGATCCCCAGTGATGGTGAGGAGGATTTTGCGGATTTTGCTGCTTTTTCCAGTGCTGATATTCCCGGTCACACGGACAGCGGTGTGAACTGGGAAAATTCAAACCATGATGCGAGACTAGCACAAGATAACCAACCACAAAGTGAGGAAAATCATGGAGCTAGCGTAGTGGACAATGACAAGGACGACTGCGTAACAGGGTTCGCCTCGTTTGCAGAGGCTTCAGATCACCTTAGCAACGGAGACGGGGGTTTCCATGCTGGGGCGAGTTATGGACAGAGGGATCAGGACACTAACCATGCACATCAGGACTCAAATACTACGGAGTCTGTTAGCACAGAGAAACAAATATCACAGAACAGTGTGGCGCTGTATGGTTTGGACGTTAAAGTGGATAacagggtgtcccccgtctCCATGGATGAGCGAGGTAGCGGCAGCGAGCTCACGGAAGACAAGGCGTCCGGGAATGACACGGAAACGGAGACCGAAACGGAGACCTCTTTCGGTCGCCCACTGTCCACGGAAGCGCTCGAGGAATTCGGGGATTTCAGTACGACCGGTTCGGTACCTTCCCCTCAGCTACAGGAAGAGACGGCCACTCCTGCTGACCATAGCCAGCTAGCCGAGGATGACGAGGACTTTGGGGATTTCGGTGACTTCGGGGATCCCACCTCGTTTGGAGGCGCCGGCTTCGCTGATTTTGAGCAGCAGGGGGCAGCGCAGCAGTCTGCGCCTTCGGAATCGGCCGCGCCTTCAGACTCCGACGGGCGGAACGATCCGGAAACAACGTGCGCCGACGAGGACGAGTTTGGTGACTTCGATGCGCACGGACAACCCGGCGAGACCGCGCAAGAAAACGAGGCGGGGGCGGAGATTGCAGAGTTTCCGGGTAGCGACAGTTTCGCAGACTTTACTTCAGCGCCTGGTGATGGCGTTGCTGACGATAACGGGGGATGGCAGGCGTTCGGCGAGTCGAACGAGGAAGCTGGGGAATCGTGGGCAGCATTCGGTCAGGACCACTCGACCTTTTCAGAGAAGAGCGAAGAAGACTGGCATGAAAGTCCGTCGGTTACCGTGCCCCCTACTGGCAGTGATGAGGAGTGCAGGAAAGACAGCTTTATG GTGTCTCTCGTCAGCCGTTTGGAGAAGCTGTTCCTGGCCAGTTTTCTTGAGATCTCCTTGCCTCGCATCGAGGAGGATGTACCCCATCTTAAAGCCTTCCTAGAGCCACGTGAAGGATCGGAAAAAGGAGAGAGCGCGCCAGCACCTGTCAGTGG AGGAGTGCAGGGTGTGTGGCTGCAGCTGCAGGACATCCACAATGCGTTTGGTCTGAGGTATCAGTGGGGCGGATCACACAGTAACAAAGCTCTGCTCTGCTCACTGGGCATCGACACGCGGAACATA ctgtTCACAGGTCAGAAGAAGCAGCCCGTTATCGTGCCCATGTATGCATCCAGTCTG ggAATGCTGGAGCCCACTAAAGAGCCAGTGAAGCCCGTCTCCGCTGCTGAGATGATCGCCTCCATAGCGCAGACTCCCTCTGTTGCCACGGAGATGAGCACCTGCCCCGCCGACGCAGCTCAG GAGTCCCTCCCGCCGGTGCAGTTTGACTGGAGCAGCAGTGGCCTTACAAACCCTTTGGATG CGAGTGGAGGTTCATCTCTGCTGAATCTGGACTTTTTCGGGCCGGTGGATGACTCACCCTCCAGCTCCACCACCTCCATACCAG gcgtgGACCCGGAGCTGTACGAGCTGACCCAGGCTAAGCTGGACGTGAGCGGAGGCAGCAGCAGAGTGGTGGATGCGTTCGCTCGCCTCATGTCCACTGTGGAGAAGACCAACACGTCCACAag gcgGTTACAGACGCAGAAGGAGGAGAATCTAAGTGACGAGGCTCGGCGTGTCATCTCCACACTGCCTGATCTCTCCTTCATGCAGGCCAAAGTGTTGATGTTCCCCTCCACActcactcctcttcctccctcttcctGTTCCTCCACATCCCCCTCTCCCGTCCCAGACTGA